The Cellulophaga sp. L1A9 genome window below encodes:
- a CDS encoding FecR family protein — protein MKPIEIKELFAKYIKRECTKEELHKIVSYFRESKDFFDFPTVEEISNLLGSYPDMDEEAANRIYNYIVTNDREQQPPIPKSFTLWRYAAAVVVFFALGMGYFFQRNSIKDVEPITVVKNAIEVGSDKATLTLEDGSAIILGGENTYQSQNATSNTSQIFYDSDQQNTKEVIYNYLTIPRGGKFFLKLSDGTQVWLNSDTQIKYPVSFVKNKTRKIELLYGEAYFDVSPSTNHNGSKFIVFNNEQEVEVLGTEFNIKSYKDESNIYTTLTEGRVEITFDGIKQNLIPGQQLFLDKKTNYFLVKEVDLYNEVSWKDGVFSFDDKSLKEIMVVLSRWYDVEVEFKNEDIKNEKFVGILRKNQTIEEILLGIKNFEIIKNFHIYDKKIVLE, from the coding sequence ATGAAGCCGATTGAAATTAAAGAGTTGTTTGCTAAATACATAAAGCGAGAATGCACAAAAGAAGAGTTGCACAAAATTGTTAGCTACTTTAGAGAGTCTAAAGATTTTTTTGATTTCCCAACAGTTGAAGAAATATCAAATCTACTAGGGAGTTATCCTGATATGGACGAAGAAGCTGCAAATCGTATATATAATTATATTGTAACCAATGATAGAGAACAACAACCACCAATTCCAAAGAGTTTCACACTTTGGAGGTATGCTGCGGCTGTAGTTGTATTTTTTGCGCTTGGTATGGGTTACTTTTTTCAACGGAATTCAATTAAAGATGTAGAGCCAATAACCGTAGTTAAAAATGCTATAGAGGTTGGGTCAGATAAAGCCACTTTAACTCTAGAAGATGGCTCGGCAATTATTTTGGGAGGTGAGAATACCTACCAATCCCAGAATGCCACAAGTAATACATCTCAAATTTTTTACGATTCGGATCAACAAAATACAAAAGAAGTTATTTATAATTATTTAACAATACCAAGAGGGGGTAAATTTTTCTTAAAATTATCAGATGGTACTCAAGTTTGGTTAAATTCAGATACTCAAATTAAATATCCAGTAAGTTTTGTGAAAAATAAAACACGTAAAATAGAACTTTTGTACGGAGAGGCCTATTTTGATGTATCACCTTCTACAAATCATAACGGCTCTAAATTTATAGTTTTTAATAATGAGCAAGAAGTAGAGGTGTTAGGTACTGAGTTTAATATTAAATCATATAAGGATGAATCTAATATTTATACAACATTAACCGAAGGTAGGGTAGAGATAACTTTTGATGGCATAAAACAAAATTTAATACCAGGGCAACAATTGTTTTTAGATAAAAAAACGAATTATTTTTTAGTAAAAGAGGTTGATTTGTATAATGAGGTATCTTGGAAAGATGGTGTTTTTAGTTTTGATGATAAATCACTAAAAGAGATAATGGTGGTTTTGTCGCGTTGGTATGATGTCGAAGTAGAATTTAAAAATGAAGATATTAAGAATGAAAAATTCGTCGGGATATTAAGAAAAAATCAAACTATAGAAGAAATTCTTTTAGGAATTAAAAATTTTGAAATAATTAAAAACTTTCACATATATGATAAAAAAATAGTTCTAGAATAA
- a CDS encoding RNA polymerase sigma factor, whose amino-acid sequence MLHKVDNSENFLIKELSKGNNKAFRKLFDRYRNDLYKYSLSMVHSKSYAEEIVQDVFMKVWVKRASLNSELSFKSYLFTITRNNSIKFLKKAANNKKLCEEIFYKTQKFSNPTDLHIRESELDLLKQKALDRLSPKRRIIFEMSRNENKSYEEIAEELNISISTVRNQMSKSLEILRDIILKNKDIGLIFLFFYQGWL is encoded by the coding sequence ATGCTTCATAAGGTAGATAACAGTGAAAATTTCTTAATCAAAGAGCTTAGCAAGGGCAATAATAAAGCCTTTCGTAAACTTTTTGATAGGTATCGTAACGACTTGTATAAGTATAGTTTAAGTATGGTTCATTCAAAGAGCTATGCAGAAGAAATAGTTCAAGATGTTTTTATGAAAGTGTGGGTTAAGAGAGCATCATTAAATTCTGAGTTATCCTTTAAATCTTATCTTTTTACAATTACTCGAAATAATAGCATAAAATTTCTTAAAAAGGCTGCAAATAACAAAAAACTATGTGAAGAGATTTTTTATAAAACTCAAAAGTTTTCTAACCCTACAGATCTTCATATTAGGGAGTCAGAATTAGATTTGTTAAAACAAAAAGCACTAGATCGGCTTTCTCCAAAAAGGCGAATAATTTTTGAAATGTCTCGAAATGAGAATAAAAGCTATGAAGAGATAGCCGAGGAGTTAAATATTTCAATTAGTACTGTGCGAAACCAAATGAGTAAATCATTAGAAATTCTTCGTGATATTATATTGAAAAATAAAGATATAGGGCTTATTTTTTTATTTTTTTATCAAGGCTGGCTATAA